One window of the Sebastes umbrosus isolate fSebUmb1 chromosome 1, fSebUmb1.pri, whole genome shotgun sequence genome contains the following:
- the LOC119496791 gene encoding pepsin A-like — MFVSIRIPLRRGKSARQQLEESGLFDEYRTKFPYNPAAKFLPRNEQSEVPLTFDPDTTYYGEIGIGTPPQFFKVLFDTGSSDLWVPSVSCTSSACDQHAKFSSSASSTFEAGTKTFRLSYYSGYVAGSTGYELIKISDLYVAHQIFGLTETEATFLGSVPWDGILGLAFPGLSHEGGTPLFNNLWNQGKIPQNMFSMYLSSSVEGSMLMLGGMDSSYYTGSINWIPLYKATNFWNIQIQSITINGNTVACSGSCEASVDSGTSFITGPSKDINNINGWLGTSANQYGEAVVSCSNTDLLPDIMFNIDGYSFALPPSAYVIKSASGCRTGFAGVPGPWILGEVFMRQFYTVFDVNNSRVGFAQAV; from the exons atgtttgtgagTATCAGGATTCCCTTGAGGAGAGGGAAGTCAGCCAggcagcagctggaggagagcGGCCTGTTTGACGAGTACAGGACGAAGTTTCCGTACAACCCTGCAGCTAAGTTTCTCCCCAGGAACGAGCAGAGTGAGGTGCCCTTGACCTTCGACCCAGAC ACAACATACTATGGAGAGATTGGTATTGGGACTCCACCTCAGTTCTTTAAAGTCCTCTTTGACACCGGCTCCTCCGACCTGTGGGTCCCCTCCGTAAGCTGCACCAGTTCTGCTTGTG ACCAACATGCAAAGTTCAGCAGCTCAGCATCCTCCACGTTTGAGGCTGGCACAAAGACGTTCCGCCTCTCATATTACAGTGGCTATGTAGCAGGGAGTACTGGATATGAGCTCATAAAG ATAAGCGATCTCTACGTAGCGCACCAGATCTTTGGCCTCACTGAAACAGAGGCAACTTTCCTGGGCTCTGTGCCCTGGGACGGGATTCTGGGTCTGGCCTTCCCCGGCTTGTCACACGAAGGAGGCACACCTTTATTTAACAACCTGTGGAACCAGGGCAAAATCCCCCAAAACATGTTCTCcatgtacctgagcag TTCTGTAGAGGGCAGTATGTTAATGCTGGGAGGAATGGATTCCTCATATTACACTGGAAGCATAAACTGGATCCCCTTGTATAAGGCCACTAACTTCTGGAACATCCAAATACAAAG TATCACCATCAATGGGAACACGGTTGCATGCTCTGGGAGTTGTGAAGCATCAGTGGACTCTGGTACTTCTTTCATCACCGGCCCTAGCAAAGATATTAACAACATCAACGGTTGGTTGGGAACCTCCGCAAATCAGTATGGCGAG GCTGTTGTGAGCTGCAGTAACACAGATCTCCTGCCAGACATCATGTTCAACATAGACGGCTACAGCTTCGCTCTTCCTCCTTCAGCCTATGTCATAAAG tcTGCGTCTGGGTGCAGGACCGGCTTTGCTGGGGTCCCTGGCCCCTGGATCCTGGGTGAGGTCTTCATGCGCCAGTTCTACACCGTCTTCGACGTCAACAACAGCAGGGTGGGCTTTGCTCAGGCTGTGTGA
- the LOC119496783 gene encoding amphoterin-induced protein 1-like, with the protein MMGGSLWISHGATEAVFRGRSLITVLPLALLLPSVRVSAQFMAIPLDCHKTCVCASNIISCSKMNLTNVPIALPQYTAVLDLSFNAITGLRAEWAPDPLGKLRRLLLSHNGLTFLSSEAFAHVTQLRYLDLSSNGLRQLDELMFEPLEHLEVLLLYSNRIAQVSRAAFSGMNSLQRLYLSHNQVSRFPLELVKDRSRMENLTLLDVSSNRIKALPFHELQALPAWIKNGLYFHNNSLPCSCDVHEVVASWHLQELSSATDFKGNHTCLKPGTQKEKMAILDLDKVYLNCSEVTIMDKQDYLEQYLVLDCDTRERNMMKSWVLPGNIPLSPAHKTAVMRPDGGLQLGPLKAEDSGVYTCYATSDSFNETLYVTVMVFNSTKSGGLENLKTAYTTLVACLVSLFMVLIYLYLTPCRYACCPGQGLEKGDPRDSLHSSTVSIAQAHEETGQERVEGGGFAYRHVAFLQPKDQLEQNGRLNPIGEEDEEWQGDNRERRRSDAESVSSVCSDTPMVV; encoded by the coding sequence ATGATGGGGGGGTCGCTCTGGATTTCCCATGGTGCCACTGAAGCGGTGTTCAGAGGAAGGAGCCTCATCACAGTTCTACCTCTGGCTTTATTGTTGCCATCAGTGAGAGTCAGTGCTCAGTTTATGGCAATCCCTCTGGACTGCCACAAGACTTGTGTGTGCGCCAGCAACATCATCAGCTGTTCCAAGATGAATCTAACCAACGTTCCCATCGCTCTCCCACAATATACAGCTGTTCTGGACCTCAGCTTCAACGCCATCACCGGCCTACGAGCTGAGTGGGCCCCCGACCCACTCGGCAAACTACGTCGTCTGCTGCTCAGCCACAACGGCCtcaccttcctctcctctgagGCGTTTGCGCACGTGACACAGCTTCGTTACCTGGACCTTTCCTCTAATGGCCTCCGCCAGCTGGACGAGTTAATGTTTGAGCCGCTGGAGCACCTGGAGGTGCTGCTGCTTTACAGCAACCGCATCGCTCAGGTAAGTCGCGCTGCCTTCTCCGGCATGAACAGCCTGCAGAGGCTCTACCTGAGCCACAACCAGGTCTCACGCTTCCCCTTGGAGCTGGTGAAGGACCGGAGCCGGATGGAAAATCTTACACTGCTGGATGTGTCCTCCAATCGAATCAAAGCCCTGCCTTTCCATGAGCTTCAGGCTCTGCCCGCCTGGATCAAGAATGGCCTGTACTTCCACAACAACTCTCTGCCCTGCAGCTGTGATGTGCATGAAGTGGTGGCAAGCTGGCACCTCCAGGAGCTCAGCTCTGCCACAGACTTCAAGGGCAACCACACTTGTTTGAAACCAGGCACGCAGAAAGAGAAAATGGCCATACTGGATCTGGACAAGGTCTATTTGAACTGCAGTGAGGTCACGATTATGGACAAACAAGACTATCTGGAGCAGTACCTGGTCCTGGACTGTGACACTAGGGAGAGGAACATGATGAAGAGCTGGGTGCTGCCTGGAAACATCCCACTGTCTCCAGCGCACAAGACTGCTGTGATGCGTCCTGACGGTGGCCTCCAGCTTGGGCCTCTGAAGGCAGAGGATTCAGGAGTCTACACCTGCTACGCCACCAGTGACTCCTTCAATGAGACgctttatgtaactgtaatgGTGTTTAATTCCACCAAGAGCGGCGGGCTGGAGAACCTCAAAACGGCCTACACCACCCTCGTAGCGTGTCTGGTCAGTTTATTTATGGTTCTCATCTACCTCTATCTCACGCCCTGCCGCTACGCTTGTTGTCCAGGTCAGGGCCTGGAGAAAGGCGACCCCAGAGACAGCCTCCACTCTTCAACCGTCAGCATCGCTCAGGCACACGAGGAGACGGGGCAGGAAAGAGTGGAAGGCGGAGGCTTCGCCTACAGACACGTGGCCTTCCTGCAACCCAAGGACCAGCTGGAGCAGAACGGGAGGTTGAACCCAATAGGCGAGGAAGACGAGGAGTGGCAGGGGGACAACAGGGAGAGACGAAGGTCTGACGCAGAGTCCGTCAGCTCCGTGTGCTCCGATACCCCCATGGTGGTGTAG